A window from Vulcanimicrobium alpinum encodes these proteins:
- the murA gene encoding UDP-N-acetylglucosamine 1-carboxyvinyltransferase yields MNVLDRLDTTLRVVGGARLEGSVDVQGAKNAALPIMAASLLARGKVTLHRVPRITDVSVMWSLLEALGARVAMEDRNTLTIDAANVNKYRAPYTLVRKLAASFDLCGPLLGRFGRAEVPLPGGCVLGTRATDMHEAAFRALDAEVSVAHGYLIANGNDGRLHGGEIEFRTPSVGATKNAMLAAVTAEGDTLIRNAAMEPEVVDLANFLVAMGAKIAGQGGDTIRITGVRELHGVEYEIIPDRIAAGTLLIAGAITRGDVTVKKSRPDDLHALQFALSETGVTVTSGDDWVRVQADTVKGGTDVVTAPHPGFPTDLQPQLISFLCTAPGVSVVEESIFNARFSYINELVRMGADVRVARDNNTALVKGVAQLSGAPVEAPDIRAGAALVIAGLCAAGETEIIGLEYIDRGYERLEETLASLGGQVQRSSGIIPFNEPLGTFETSEYPSVQAAP; encoded by the coding sequence ATGAACGTTCTCGATCGGCTCGATACCACGCTGCGCGTCGTCGGCGGCGCACGCCTCGAAGGCTCCGTCGACGTGCAGGGCGCGAAGAACGCCGCCCTGCCGATCATGGCGGCCTCGCTGCTTGCGCGCGGCAAGGTGACGCTGCATCGCGTCCCGCGGATCACCGACGTCTCGGTGATGTGGTCGCTGCTCGAGGCGCTCGGCGCGCGCGTCGCGATGGAAGACCGCAACACCCTCACGATCGACGCGGCGAACGTCAACAAGTACCGCGCGCCGTACACGCTGGTGCGCAAGCTCGCGGCGTCGTTCGATCTGTGCGGACCGCTGCTCGGCCGGTTCGGACGCGCGGAGGTTCCACTGCCGGGCGGATGCGTGCTCGGCACGCGCGCGACGGACATGCACGAAGCCGCGTTCCGCGCGCTCGATGCCGAGGTCTCCGTCGCCCACGGGTACCTCATCGCGAACGGCAACGACGGCCGGCTGCACGGCGGCGAGATCGAGTTCCGCACGCCGTCGGTCGGCGCGACGAAGAACGCGATGCTCGCGGCGGTCACGGCCGAGGGCGACACGCTGATCCGCAACGCCGCGATGGAACCGGAAGTCGTCGATCTCGCGAATTTCCTGGTCGCGATGGGGGCGAAGATCGCGGGCCAGGGCGGCGACACGATCCGCATCACCGGCGTGCGCGAACTGCACGGCGTCGAGTACGAGATCATCCCCGACCGCATCGCCGCCGGCACGCTGCTGATCGCGGGCGCGATCACCCGCGGCGACGTGACGGTGAAGAAGTCGCGTCCCGACGATCTGCACGCGCTGCAGTTCGCGCTCTCCGAAACCGGCGTCACCGTCACGTCGGGCGACGACTGGGTCCGCGTGCAGGCCGACACGGTGAAGGGCGGCACCGACGTCGTCACCGCGCCGCATCCCGGTTTCCCCACCGATCTCCAGCCGCAGCTGATCTCGTTTCTGTGCACCGCGCCCGGCGTGAGCGTCGTCGAGGAGTCGATCTTCAACGCGCGCTTCTCGTACATCAACGAACTGGTCCGCATGGGTGCCGACGTACGCGTCGCGAGGGACAACAACACGGCGCTCGTGAAGGGCGTCGCGCAGCTCTCCGGCGCGCCGGTCGAGGCGCCCGACATCCGCGCCGGCGCAGCGCTGGTGATCGCGGGATTGTGCGCCGCGGGCGAGACCGAGATCATCGGACTGGAGTACATCGACCGCGGGTACGAACGGCTCGAAGAGACCCTCGCATCGCTCGGCGGTCAAGTGCAGCGGTCGAGCGGGATCATTCCCTTCAACGAACCGCTCGGGACCTTCGAAACCAGCGAGTATCCGAGCGTTCAGGCCGCTCCGTAG